The Bacillota bacterium DNA segment ATTTTATCATTTCTATATCTTCAGGACTAAATGTCCTACCTGAAAATGTTCTATTAGTATTGTTCATGACTTGATTACCTACCTCCCCCAAGTCTACTATACAATACTAATCTTGTACGTGTCCAACTCGGTTTTGCGAAAATATTTTTTTGCTACTCTCTATAACTCTTGTTTTCTCTTTCTTTTAAATTCGTGCTTCATCTCTGAGGTATTAGGGGGCGCATTTTATTTTTTTATGAAGAAAATGCTTCCGGTAACTAAATGCTCCAAGTCTTAAGAGCCTGTAAATTCACTTCGGGACAAAAATGTTACTTCCAGCATTTTCTTCAAAATTTGAAAATGCGCCCTATTAGGGTCAGCAATCTTGAAAAAATTAGTTATCTGGTTTAAAATGTTAATAGTAAAAATACTGGCATATGTTAATTAATAAAAAATACTTGAAATATTTTGTGTTTGGAGGTGTGAAGTGAAAAATGACTGGAAAAAATATAAAATTTCTCAGGTTAATGGTTTTAGTTATCCTTCTTGTGTTTACTGCTGTTTATTTCACAGGTTGCAAGGCGGCTGACGGCTCTAAAGCCGGAAAAACAGATGACAGCGGCAAAATTTCTGTATGTACCAGTTTTTATATTATGTACGACTTTGCCGGTAAAATCGGAGGAGACAAAGTAATTGTAAAAAACCTGTTGCCTGCAGGAGCAGACCCCCATACCTGGGAACCATCTCCAAAGGATATTGTAAATATACAAAATGCTGATGTATTAATATATAACGGTGCCGGAATGGAAGGATGGATAGATAAAGTATTGGGATCTATAAAGAATAAGGATATCGTTACAGTAGAAGCTTCTAAAAATGTAAAACTGCTTGAAGTAAGACTCGATACGGCAAGTGCAGGCGGAAAGGACGAAGGACATGGAGATGCACATATTTATGACCCCCATGTATGGCTTGACCCTGCAAGAGCAAAGGTTCAAATGAGGGCAATTGCAGATGCTTTTATTGAAGTTGACCCGGTAAACAGGAGTTATTATGAAAAAAACTATGAGTACTATTCAAAGGAATTAGATAAACTTGATGATGAATATAGAAAAGCTGCAGCCGGGTTCAGGAAGAAAGACATAGTGGTTTCACATGCAGCATTTGGGTATCTATGTGATGCATATGGTTTGAACCAAATTGCCATTTCGGGTTTGGACGCTGAGTCCGAGCCGACAAGTGCCCGTATGGTAGATGTAGCAAAGTTTGCAAAAGAAAACCGGGTGACAATAATATTCTTTGACAAGATGGTTAATCCAAGAGTTGCAGAATCAATTGCAAAATCTGCCGGGGCAGAGGTTGAGGTGTTAAATCCAATTGCAAGTTTAAGCTCTGAAGACATTAAGGCAGGAAAAGATTATTTTTCTGTTATGAGGGAAAACCTGGAAGTATTGAAGAAGGCATTGAATTAGTTAATTTATAATTTAGTATAGTTTTGAGAATATAGTTTTGGGCGGTAATCATATGGAAAAAGCTATTGAAGTAAAAAATTTAAACTTTGGTTATAATGGAAACAGGATACTTGAGAATGTAAATTTTTCCGTAAATAAGGGTGATTATTTAGGGATAGTTGGGCCTAACGGTTCGGGGAAAAGTACCTTGATAAAGCTTATGTTAAATATTATTTCTCCAATAAAGGGAGAGATTAAACTATTAGGGCATAATGTGAAGAATTTCCCTAATTGGAGCAAAGTAGGTTATATTTCCCAAAAAGCAAACGCTGTTAACATTAATTTCCCTGCAACAGTTGAAGAGATATTGAAAGCAAATATATATAGGAAACAAGGCATAACGCCTGCATACAGGGCACAATTAAAAGAACGAATATATCATGCCCTGGAAATTGTAGGCATGGAAAACCATGGGAAAGAGCTAATAGGCAACCTTTCAGGGGGACAGCAACAGAGGGTGTTTATTGCCAGGATGCTTGTAAATAATCCGGAAATCATGTTCTTGGACGAACCCACATCAGGAATTGATGCGAAGTCAGAGGAGGCGGTATACTGCCTCCTTGCAAGATTAAATAGCGAAATGGGAATCACTGTTGTAATGGTAACCCATGATATTGGGGCAATAACTGTACATGCAAACAAAATAGCTCTTACAGGGAATAAAAATGTTACTATATTAAATTCCGGGGAAGAAATAAACGAAAATTTAATAAGTGATTTATATGGTTACAGGGTAAATTTCCAGATGCGAAGACGTGAATGCAGTAGTTGCTGTTACAGGATTTCAGGAAAGGATGAAAATTAACATGTTTGAACTGTTCCAGTATGAATTTATGAGAAATGCCTTTATTGTAGGAATTTTATTATCCGTTATTGTGCCCTGTATAGGCGTGGTTATAGTTTTAAAAAGGCTTTCCTTGATGGGTGACACACTTTCCCATATTTCTCTTGCGGGTGTTGCAGCCGGGCTTGTTGCAGGTATAAATCCGGTAGTTGGAGCTGTGACTTTTTCTGTGCTGGCTACATTCGGCATAGAAAAAATACGTAAATCATTTTCCCAGTATGCTGAAATCTCCCTGGCAATAATGATGGCTGCAGGAATTGGGACT contains these protein-coding regions:
- a CDS encoding zinc ABC transporter substrate-binding protein — translated: MTGKNIKFLRLMVLVILLVFTAVYFTGCKAADGSKAGKTDDSGKISVCTSFYIMYDFAGKIGGDKVIVKNLLPAGADPHTWEPSPKDIVNIQNADVLIYNGAGMEGWIDKVLGSIKNKDIVTVEASKNVKLLEVRLDTASAGGKDEGHGDAHIYDPHVWLDPARAKVQMRAIADAFIEVDPVNRSYYEKNYEYYSKELDKLDDEYRKAAAGFRKKDIVVSHAAFGYLCDAYGLNQIAISGLDAESEPTSARMVDVAKFAKENRVTIIFFDKMVNPRVAESIAKSAGAEVEVLNPIASLSSEDIKAGKDYFSVMRENLEVLKKALN
- a CDS encoding metal ABC transporter ATP-binding protein, producing MEKAIEVKNLNFGYNGNRILENVNFSVNKGDYLGIVGPNGSGKSTLIKLMLNIISPIKGEIKLLGHNVKNFPNWSKVGYISQKANAVNINFPATVEEILKANIYRKQGITPAYRAQLKERIYHALEIVGMENHGKELIGNLSGGQQQRVFIARMLVNNPEIMFLDEPTSGIDAKSEEAVYCLLARLNSEMGITVVMVTHDIGAITVHANKIALTGNKNVTILNSGEEINENLISDLYGYRVNFQMRRRECSSCCYRISGKDEN